A segment of the Zalophus californianus isolate mZalCal1 chromosome 3, mZalCal1.pri.v2, whole genome shotgun sequence genome:
CTTGAAGACAGGACCCGGTTCTTAGGGTGGGGTGAAATCAGTTGGGCAGCAGGCAAGGAGGCCGCTGCCTGAGCCCCTCTGCCTGACCCTCTACCCCCCAGGAGGAATACAACAGCACTGTGGTCCCTAGTGATGGGGGCCAACACTGCTACCTCCCACCCAGCCTCAAAATCTCTCCCTGAAGACCCCATCTGATCTGtttaaatgttaatataatttctgatttaaaaaaaaactcccagtTCTGACAACCAAgagtagaaaaagagaagacttaGCTGAGCTCTGAACAGTTTCTGCTTCTGGTTTCAGTCTGTAAATGCACGTACCTGCCTGTGTCCCAGTTGCAGGATGCCCCTTATTTGCCAGGAAGTCCTCCTGCTGTGCAGACACGCTCATCCACAGAGCTGCACGGGCACAGGCAGGCCGGGACCTCAGCAAAGGCCTCCCCGGGGGGGAGACAGATCCCagcaccctctgcctcccctcccattGCGTCAGTGGTCTTCTGGAGACCAGCCCAAACTAAGGGTGGGGAGTCCAAAGATGAAAGCCTTTGATGTGGTGACAGACTGATGGGACAGATATTTGGGGGCTGACGGAACTACACGCCATGGCACTGTGGTATCCACTCAGGCTGGCTCTGCTGGCCAGGAGGGAATGTGCCCAAGGGCCTTGCTTTGCGGGGAGAGGGGTTATTTGGTGTGACATAGCACAGGAGCGGAGTGAGAAGGTCTGGTGTGTCACCAAATCGCTCTGTGACCTGAGGGAGGTTACTTCTGTaagcctctgtttcctgagaATGGAAGTGACTTTTCAGTTCCTTCTCTGAATCAACAGTCAGTCCTGGGAAACTAGGCCAGATTAGGCAAGTAGCAGATTGTTTTTTGTTCAtctaattgtggtaaaatatatataacatgacaGTTACAGTTTTaccattgttttcattctttattttaattgtggtaaaatatgcataaaatttaccatcgtgaccatttttaagtgtacaattcagtggcattaagtacattcacaatgttgtacaaccatcaccactgtccattCCAGAACTTTCCCATCCTCCCAATCTGAAATTCTACCCATTGAGCAATAACTCACCCCTCCCTCTAAACCCTGGCAATCTCTATTTCtactttctctatgaatttgcctcttctaggtacctcatataagtggaatcacaagatttgtccttttgtgtctagcttatttcaccAAGTATGTTTTCAAGGTAGATCCGTATTGTAACATACATCAGAAttcctctttaaggctgaataatattccattgtatgtatatactgttTTTCCACTGCTGGACACTTTAGCTGTTTTCACCTTTTGGGATTGTGATTTAACGCTCTGTGAACATTGGCATACACGTGTCTGTTCATGTCCCTGCTttcacttttgggtatatacctaggagtagaattaccAGATCctatgataattctatgtttagttttttgaggaaccaccaaactgctTTCCCTTGAGTTTACTCTAAAATGAAAGCACTCTGTCCTGCCATGGGTGTGTGCTTGAGAATTCCATGGAGAGGTAGCTCAAAACCACCTGGGATCGGAGAGGCCACCCAGAGCCCAGGGCTGCCCACTTTCTACTTCTGGAGTGAATTACATTGTGGCTGGTAAGTGGCTATGAAGAAACATCCTTTTCTCTGCTGTTCACTTGTCTGGAATTTTAAGAATGGTGGTGGTATGTGCATACATGTCTGATTTCATTGATAGAACAAAAACCCTAAGCAGGACTGAATGAGGACTAGGGGAAAGGGCAGGAGGTTTAATTGGGAAGGGCAGAAAGGTGGTTGACACTAAGActgaagctctccaaaccctgagCAGAGTTACAGGATGGCCTAGATCAggtgagcaggggcggggggagcaaGTGACCAGATGAACTGACCTAGCCCTGCGCTGCTTTGAATCCACATTTGGTCTGGGTTCAACTCTCAGTTCTTCTCCTTGCTAGTTTGGGCAATGAACTTAAGCTTCTCAAGTTCggctttctcatttgtaaaatagggacaTTATGAAAGTCAGGAGGATGGAATAAAACCACATTCCTGAGACAGTTCCCACAGTGCCTGGCCCTCACACTTGGTATAGCTCAGGAAGCTAGCTGGCTATGTTCCTCAAGCCTTAAGCAGCATACTCAGGTGCTGTGTTAGACTGGGAAGCCCCTCCCTCACATCCCAGCTCTAGAAATCTGCTTTACAGCATGCGTTTTTGATGCAATTTGCATTTTGGTGGCTGTTTTAGAACTTAGCCGTTGCCTTTctacagtttccttttctctctgaatCAAATGCTTTATCTTTTGGGGACTGGCAGATGGGCTTACTTGCATGTACAAAACTGACTTTTAAGCAAAGGACAcattctttgcttaaaaaaaaaaaaaacaatagaaaacctGTTATTCTGGGCAAAACTCTTCCAGATGCCTTTGGAAACAAATACGTCTTGTTAGTGATCCCATTTCATGTACTACAAAGGGCTCACTCTACAGGCAGATAAAGCGGATTGAAGAAGTACTGTGAAAATACTTGAGGCCATCAccttatgtaaataaaaatcattatcattaatcataaatacagaaaatttgaTGTCTGTTAAGTGAGCTTGTATCAAAGCAGACAGATATTTCTGTCTTCCCCGCCTTTCTCTGCTCTGCCTAGTGCTCAGCGCTGCTCATCCTTGCTGATTTAATTCAATGAGCCGACCTGCAAACACGGCCAGGGTTCCAATGATACAGACGAGCATGAAGACTCCAAGGAGAATGTGGTCCATCACCATTGCAACATACTTCCATTCCTCGGCCGcctgggagagagaaaagtgttAGAATTTCCTTCAGGTCGTCATTAGACTCACAGTGTTCACGTTATGCATCGTCTATGGTCCACACAATTTGCAGATCTCAAAGCCCTCGACATCCCTTGGGTGGCATGGTGATCTTTATCGTTCCAATAGATTATTCACAATGGGATGGCTCACGAAGGCGGCTTAGAGGTGGTCACCAAGGCACATCGGAGGTCAGCAGCTGCCTCGTGAATGCCAGCCTACCCGTCAAGACAAACCCATCCATGTCCATCTGTGCTCAAGTATTTGATAATTTAAGCCTGGAGGTGTGGGTTTCAAGGCACAGAACTTACGTTATTGGACTCCTGGTCTGACTTCATGGTCTCTGCGATGTATTTGACTCCTTCAATGGCACTTTTTACCTCAGGGTGTTTGATCAGGGGAGAGTGGAAACCCATGGGTGGAGGCCCTGGCTTCCCAGAAATGTCAGAAATATCAATGTCTTCCGTAAAAatctttttgtcttgtttttctctgGATGGTCTTTTCATTGTGGAGAAGAACATGATATTTGGGATAGTGTCGATAAAAACCTAACATAAAGAAGAAATCCATGCATGAGAATTATTGCCAACAGGGTAAGTATCAAACTCTGACTTTGAATTAGCAGcgtgactttaggcaagtcatttGGCTTCTCTGGGCCTTAGCCCCTTTGTCCTTAAAACAAAAGGACTCTactaaattttcttaaagatttcttcAGGCGTATCTTGTGGTCTGTCAAATTACTACGGTGCGTAGAGATGATTCTGTAATGTGACGAGTTCGCCACTGGAGGGAGCCTGTGTGCAGCTCTTGGACTCAATGAGAAGCCAGTGCTGCTTAAGCTTCCAGCCCTGCTATAGGTAACCAGCTTCTTTCAAAGCCATGTGTTAGCAGGATAATATGGTTAAAGAAAAGGTCTTTCTGGCTGAAAGAATATATAAGTCTCCAAAACAGCTactctgttttcttccatttcttgttCCTGAAGAAATGCAACATAAGTGTTGCCAGGAGTCATATGAGTCTTTATAGATGTAGGGACTGATTGTCTTCCCAAAAGAATACATTGCAAGCAGTATGGTTTCTGTCAATTCATGACAAATCTTTTGCATGCTGCAGAAAAGACCCTGGACGCTAGTGTCTCtgtgaagttttatttaaaaactgatatATTGGAAATGTTAACACACTTTAAATTTCAATAATGGAAATATTTGAGACCAAGTTCCTCAGTGAAACTCACTTTTTGACAATTTCTTGTCAAGCACCCCCTGCATCTCTAGTCCTTATTCTAGTCTCAGCAGATAATTTCTCCCAGCAAAAAATAAGCAGACTGTTCAGAGATTGGAAGACATACAAACAGAAATCTCAAGAATTTCACAACATTTGACTAAAAAGAAAGTGACTTATTCACCTTCTCTAATCAAAGGGATTGTTTAAGCTTGATTTTGGAGGGGGCTTTGTTAATTCTGTTCTTCTATGCCTGGGGAGGCTACATGAGTTATTTCTAGAAAGAGGCTAAAGAAAGTTCCTTCCAGAAATCCCCTCAAAATCCCCAGAAAGGACTTTCAGTTCCTAAGTACCCAGAGTTGTTAACCAGAATTCCACACTGGCCACGTGGAAGGAGAGACGTCCTTACGGGCAAGAGTTTGCAGGGCCTTGCTCACTCACCTTGCGTACCCAGTCGGGCATGACGTGGGTGCTGGGGGAGCGGTGGTGTGTATTGATGACAatgacggtgatgatgatggaCGCGATGACAAACACCATGGTGAACAGCATATATTTCCCAATCAAGGGCACGGCACTGGAGGTGGAAGGGATCAGCTCCACGATGACCAGGAGGAACACGGTTAAGGACAGCAGGACTGAGATGCTTAGAGTCATCTTCTCTCCTGgacaaaatgaagaagaaatacagCCACTCatgtgttatgggctgaattgtcgTACCCTTCAATTTTATACGTGGAAGTCCTAAGCCTTGACACCCccatgactatatttggagatgaggccttAAGTCAAAATGAGTTGATTAGGGAGGGCCCTCATCCaggatgactggtgtccttctaggAGGAGGAGATTAGGACAGAGACACCCACAGAGAGGAAGGACCAggtgaagacacagggaagacagccatgtgcaagccaaggagagaagcctcgtAGGAAACCAAACCTACTGACACcttggcctccagaaccatgtGGAAACAAATTCCTGTCGTTTAACTGCCCAGCCtggggtactttgttatggcatccCCAGCCAGCTCATATACCACAGACCCCAAGGGTGAGAGCAATGTGACCTGCGTGACGCTGGGGAAATTTCCTGGGCAGAATTTGGTCCTTTGAGAACTTACGCACCTTAGCTCTGCTGACAGTGGCAAGTGGCAGGCATTTCCATGAGAGGCTGCCAAGCAACCAGTGGCTACTCGATCTCATGTCCCAGAATTCTGAGGCTTAGAATTCAGGGAACCAAGTACACCCAGCTGTGCGACAGGCTAGACTCCGGGTGGCAGTTTTCTGTCTGCAGCAGAATGTCATCAACCTCCCAAAATGGAACCTGACCTACTTGTTACCCAGCAGATGGATGGGCAAACCAGAAGTACACGTGTAGTTTTCTCGTTATGGGAGGAAGCTGCAGGACCGAAACCAAGAAAAGGACAAAACCAATGAACTACTTACTTTTTCACATTCATCTaagaggataattttttttttcttgttctgtttttcatattAAGGGATCAGCGATTTCCCTTCCCCAACCTCTTTTCACCAGGCCCTATAATTTCAGGGTACACAATTCCCTGTTAGAGTCTTGGTATGGcaagtgaggagggaggggctgaatGGGAATATTTTTGTGGGGACTAACCACCTGAGATGCAGTTAGCCTTTGGAAGGGACTTTCCTTGGGCCGGTCCTGCTGTTTGTCTTAGGAAACCCTTGTGTTACCCTGTTCTACTCCCATACTGGATGCTTCCAGATGCTATGAGTATCTACAGGATACAGAGTGGATGCAAGCAAGAAATGAGCAATTCTACCTAGTTAGGAGAAGTCTACCTAGTGGGTAGGAAAgtctttaaaagtgaaaaagggGACAGAAGTATAAATACGAAATATTGATCAAGTTACATCAAATTTCTCaattaataataatgagaatAAGAGCTAGCATATATCATGCATTCTCACTGTTCTAAATGCTCTTCAAGtgtaatgtaatgtatggtgattaacataacaataaaaaattatttaaaaaaaataaatgctcttcAAGTGTAAACCATTTCACATTTACAGAAACTGATTCGTTTCCCTATTGCCCTGACTGGCATTTTCTCTCTTCACTTTAAGAAGCTTCATTTGAttagaaagttgaaaaaaaaattgtgtttgggatcatttatttaaaaataaatacagttataAATACAATGTGCATTCTGTggggcaaattttttttttaagattttttttttttaagtaatctctacactcaatgtgggacttgaactcacaaccccgagatcaagagtcatatgctttacTGAGTGAGCCAATCAGGCGCCCCTGTGGGGCGAATTCTGCCTTATTCTCTACTGTGGCCTTGCCACATAACAACTGTTCAACAAAtatgttgaatgagtgagtgtatatgaatcttttttttccttgttggaAAGTTGGACTtagacttgtgtgtgtgtttatcagtTTGATATAATTGTTACCTGTCATAAGTTTGAGGACTGTCTGTAccacctttctttttcccctactTGTTTGTCCTAAATTGTTTATGAGCAGTGACTTCAAGCAGGTACTCCTGTacccttttccccttttctgcAGATTGTTGATATTTGGTGAAATTATGTCACAGATGTGATTACCCAGTAGGAGGTAAGGAAGTTGCCCAGGCTGATATGAGAAGGAATTGCCACTTGGGAAATATGGTCTTGTGTATAAAGATACTGCCATCtggaaaacagacacacaaaagctATTTTCAAGTGGCAAGCAGTGAGCAAAAGAGGCAAGACTTGGATTAATCAGTATATAGTCAGTGGCTTCATAGGGGAAGTGACTTGAGGAGTGTCTGTGACCCAAACCTTACCCAGCACATTTCTGGGCACACAGTATGTAGGTATTCAGCAAGCAAGTATTGGTGATTATTCACATTAACTAGACTGAGCTGTGTATGTGTGCCTCCGGGGTCATGTTCAACTCTGCCTGCCCTGTAGTCTGCTCCAGCTGTGAGCTCTAGCCACTGTGACTCACCACTGAACATGGCCACTCAGTAAAATGTGTCCTCCCAGGGATGATGATTTGGGCGTATCTGCCTGTATTTGTTTATTAGCCCATGATTATTTCTGCTTTCCCCCCAAATAGCAGCACGAGGTATGTCCGCGTCAGCAGCAGCGGCCATGGCAGCGGCACCCACCTGAGTCTGTGGGCAGGTAGAACACCAGGCCAGTTAAGAAGGAGAAGAGCAGGCAGGGAATGATGACATTAACGATGAAGTAGAGGGGTAGGCGCTGCATGACAAAGTGGTAGGTGATGTCCAggtagggggtggaggggcaacaggcatagaacacccagtgcttccAGCCCCGGGACTCCTTGATCACCCATTCTCCACTTTCCATGAAGTTGCTTAGGTCTGGTTGGTCACTTTCctgagaagataaaatgaaactTTGAAACCCCAGCTGTGTCCCCCTTGAGGAGGGGTGGGTTTCAAACTCAGCTGTAATAAAGCAACAGATTCCAGTGCTGTTGGGACTGGAATGGGACCCAGGAGGGTCACTTCCAATTTGGGGGTCTTTCCTATAAAATAAGGGGGGTTTGGACCATTGGGACCCTCCATGTTGAACACACCTTCAAGTCACTTGGGAACTCGACAACATATTGGTGCCTGAGTCCCACCCCAGACTGATTCAGCCAAAATTCCTGGGACTGAGTTCGGGCAGAGGAATGTATGTAAGCTCCCAGGTGGTTCTCATGTGCACACACCAAACCGTTGGATTCGATGATCCCCAAAGGTATAACTGGTGCTGAGAGACTGGGATTCTGGAGGGGCAGAGCTGGACACCTGGATGACGCTCCTCCTGCATCCAGCCCCATCCTGCGAGGTCAGCACCTACCGGGTTGATGGCCACCACCGAGCCGTCATAGGTCCAGGTACCCAACTTCATGCTGCAGTTCTGTTCGTCAAAGGGAAAGTGGGTGACGATGATCTCACAGTAGCTTTTGAAGATGGCCGGGGGTGTCCATGTGATGTGGCCGGTGTAGTCCAGGAGCACTTTggttaacttgacaatggcaaagTCGCCATCTGCGCTGCAGTTGGGATCAAAAAGGAACATGACTCCAAGTGACGGATGAGCCGTCAGTTCTGCATGGGGATGTTAGCAGGAGACAGCTGTTAATTATCCAGGTGCTAATTATAGATGCTTTCATTCAGGGAGTGTCACTTTTTATTCATGGCAACGTTTCCCAAATTTATCTGATAATCACTGGGGTGCTagtttaaaatacagatttctcaGCACCATCTAAGCACTAAATCAGAATATCTGGGGAAGAACCTAGGAATCTACggctttaaagaaataataggtgATACTATATACCAGATGTTTTCTTCCCAGGCCTCAGTAGTATTTGTAATGTTAATCTCCATCTATCCCTTCTGTAATATACTTTGAAAgttaactgggggaaaaaaaaaaacaaaaaacgggaattttaaataaaaacaagtccaGTGGCTCATGACTGTGGTAAGCACGTTTAAAGAAGGGCTCTGTTACGTTTCAGAACTATCTAGAACTCAGTAGGGTAGAGTCCAAAACTCAGAGTGCTCCCGGGCCAGGCCGGTGAGGAAGGGGTGAGGGCTGAGAGGAGAGCCTTCTCTCCTCTGAGGAAGGTGCCACTCAGCTTTGCTGTGCAGCCCTCTTGTGGGGGAAGGATGATGCTTCCAGATACTGGGATTCTTCCTTGGAACCgggaaatctggatttttttaatccaaagttTCCATGCTTTTGAATAAGGGATTTTTCTACAGAGACTAGAACTCCAGAGTTTAATGTGATACTGTTCAATTTTCAAATGTTGGCactaatttctcattttaaaaatccaccatggtagaggggcgtctgggtggctcattcggttaagcatctgccttcagctcaggtcatgatcccagggtcctgggatcaagccccaagtcaggctccctgctcggcggggagtcagcttctccctctgcccctccctgccccgcttgtgctctctctctcactctctcaaataaatgagtaaaatctttttaaaaaataacaaataaataatccaCCATggtagataataaaaaataacaggcCACTTCTGCGGGCCTTATTCAGTGGGCAGTCCACTTGACCCCAAACAGCCTATGAGTTGGGGCCTCCGCCAAAGGCATTAGAATAGGTGTTGAAGAGGTGGGTGGGGTCTGCCCTGGGGGACTTTCAGGGACCTATGGCATATATTGGTGCCTCACTTCATAAATCACTGGTTTTTCCCTGGGGTGGAGTTGAGGCACTCTCCAGAAAACTGTGCGGTTCTGGACCTTCCCAAAAGAGCCCCAAAGAGCAGAGGGCCACAGGGTCATCTACATCTGTCTCTATAAGCTAGTAAAACTGGGTTCTCTCCCCACCAGGGTGTTCCCCGGGCGCACTTGTCAAGAGGACCTGAGgactttaatttcttctcttagaTTCTTACTGAAAGAGAAACTTACTGACACCAGACACTCTGCTCTATCAGCATATTTGTCCGAAAAGTTTACACGAACGATTGGTTAATCAGGCTCAAGTTTGAGTCTCAGGTATCACTGGGAAATATGTAGTAGAAAATCAAAGTAGGAGGGTCGGCCGTAAAGGGTGTCCTTTCCATTCACAAGCCCTTGCTGCCCTCCCTGGTCAGTGTGCGAGAAGGCACAGCCCGCTTGCATAGACACGCGCTGTGTGTAGACTGTCAGACTGCACATCCTCCTGGCCGATGGCGGATGCTCCCACCCGGGAAGGATGCTCCTTGAAATGAACATTCTCTGACAAATGAAGGGCGTATGATAATGAACCTGTCATTAGACCAGAGTGTCTTGCATCACATTATAATTTCACAACATGCAGTCTGTCACGGAGCCCAGCGGATGGGCGACGCAGGCCTCCCCGGCCATCGGCAGCACGCGATGTCTCGGGATGCTGTGAGGATGTGATGGATAACCACCCCAGGAGGTTCAGACCTATTGGTAGGACGGGTGTTTAATTCCAAGGAACTCAATTATATGAATTTGGGTTCCTTGGATAGTTGCCATGCACCCTTCAGGAGCTCTCAGGGATTAAatgtcccccaccccacagccccgaTTCAATTTGGCtctgataattgtttctattCATAACATGAGACACCATATGGCACCCCTAGCATGTCAACTTGGCTCTTGGTTTTTAAGGGTTATTTAATGTGAACAGTAGTGAGAAGCATACTGAGAGTGGCAGCCCTTCGGATAGGGCACTTGGGCTCCACCTGCCCCAGGAatgtccccttccccagcctgtcTGTTTTGCTTACTTGTTATAGAGAACGAGGTCTGGGCGCCAGATCTTTTCTGAGggaatgtggatttttttcacgCCGCCATACTCCTCTGGATTCCATTTTAGGTTGTAATCCACCCATTGCtagaaatgaagacatttcactaataaaaagagctaaaaacatttaaaaatctgagttTATCAAGCGGCATCTGGgcggctaagtcggttaagcagccgactcttgattttggttcaggtcatgatctcagggtcatgggattgagccctgagtcagcacagagtctgcttgagactctttctccttcttgctctgcccctcctccctgctctctgtctctatctaagataaagaaataaaatctttacaaatatcTAAAGTTATCAAGAGTTCTGATGGTATATGATAGTTTGGATATTGACAGAAATTGTGCTCCAGTAAAAAAGATTTGATTCAGAATTCATGTTTCACTTTAGTAAACGATAAAAGCAAACACTTCTATAGTACCGACTCCATGCACGCAC
Coding sequences within it:
- the CHRNA1 gene encoding acetylcholine receptor subunit alpha; amino-acid sequence: MEPQLLLLLLGFCSAGLVLGSEHETRLVAKLFEDYNSVVRPVEDHRQAVEVTVGLQLIQLINVDEVNQIVTTNVRLKQQWVDYNLKWNPEEYGGVKKIHIPSEKIWRPDLVLYNNADGDFAIVKLTKVLLDYTGHITWTPPAIFKSYCEIIVTHFPFDEQNCSMKLGTWTYDGSVVAINPESDQPDLSNFMESGEWVIKESRGWKHWVFYACCPSTPYLDITYHFVMQRLPLYFIVNVIIPCLLFSFLTGLVFYLPTDSGEKMTLSISVLLSLTVFLLVIVELIPSTSSAVPLIGKYMLFTMVFVIASIIITVIVINTHHRSPSTHVMPDWVRKVFIDTIPNIMFFSTMKRPSREKQDKKIFTEDIDISDISGKPGPPPMGFHSPLIKHPEVKSAIEGVKYIAETMKSDQESNNAAEEWKYVAMVMDHILLGVFMLVCIIGTLAVFAGRLIELNQQG